In Drosophila ananassae strain 14024-0371.13 chromosome 3R, ASM1763931v2, whole genome shotgun sequence, the DNA window ACTAAAACTGACGAAGCACAAATCAGAAACTTGGCGAGAAATCTAGGTAATCGGAACGAAAACAACTTTTAAACGAGTTcggagaaaaaaaataccaaaagcAAGCTTCATCTACAATGGCTGGAAATGAATCGGACAAAAGAAGGAAGCAGGATGCCAAGAAGTAAGTAGGATAAATAGAGAGGTCCTGGCGGAGCATTCAATTTTGTTGTGGAATCCCTTTTTCCCAGCAACTCGTTCATCTGCCCCATTGTCTATAAAAATGAGATGCCACAACTGGCGGTGGATTGCAAATTCCTGCCGTGCGGCAAAGACATCCTGGAGTACACAGAGGAGCCCATTTCATTTCACGAAATCGAATCCGAGTATGTGCATCGGTTCAAGGGTCTGCACTTCCTCTTCGATTTCGATTTGGTTAACCAGTCGATTTATGAAAGTCCCCAAGCCCAGCCCAAAACGAAGCAACAACGCCCGCAAATGGATCCCAGGGATGCTGCCCTGCTGGCTGACATTGAACCGCTCCATACTGGCAGTGGCAAGCCGCGACCGAGTCGCGCCCAGGAATGCTCCCTGATGTTCGCCAAGGAACGGGTCCAAGTTTCGCGCCCTCGCACGGGACTCCAACGCTCTATGGCACTGGAATCCAAGGATAAGCAGCGGCTGGAACCCATCACTGTGGAGCAGCAGAAGGAAATGATTAACAAGACCTTCGAGGAGATCAAGAAACCCGTGATCAAGCATCCCACCAAACCCCGGAGCAATGCTCGTCCTGTCAGCGTACTGCCCGTTTTCCCGG includes these proteins:
- the LOC26513848 gene encoding RNA polymerase II-associated factor 1 homolog; translation: MAGNESDKRRKQDAKNNSFICPIVYKNEMPQLAVDCKFLPCGKDILEYTEEPISFHEIESEYVHRFKGLHFLFDFDLVNQSIYESPQAQPKTKQQRPQMDPRDAALLADIEPLHTGSGKPRPSRAQECSLMFAKERVQVSRPRTGLQRSMALESKDKQRLEPITVEQQKEMINKTFEEIKKPVIKHPTKPRSNARPVSVLPVFPDFEMKNYSFVQMQFDIPPADNSKSLIKDCGNYLVNFNLQKDVSSTGDQMYLSDQRYKEEKTAENSERGERFILREKDGNVFYINVDKHIKLRRERPRPQALANKCLLQVRQVEEVGQVASMETK